From Marivirga harenae, one genomic window encodes:
- a CDS encoding PorV/PorQ family protein, with protein sequence MQKLLYIFLLSVLSFEVSAQISKPKYANEFLAIGVGARSFAMGGATVASVEGASAGYWNPAKLSSLKTDHSLDLMHAEYFAGIAAYDYLGFATSIDEDSKMGFSLIRFGVDDIPDTRFIYDANGALNYDNIRFFSAADYAFQFSYARNLKFLDGLSFGANAKVIHRTVGEFAKAWGFGFDLGAHYKWKNLDVGLVARDVTGTFTTWYHNITLIEDIYTQTNNEIPENTTEMAVPRLVLGSAYTQKLPYKFSIMAEVNFDATFDGERNAYISEEKFSVDPRAGIELGYDNMAFLRFGGNNLQKIKNFNGTERWNGQANIGVGFKYKVLQIDYAFTDLGNSSESLYSHVFTMIFNWNAKK encoded by the coding sequence ATGCAAAAACTGCTTTACATATTTCTTTTATCAGTGCTCTCGTTTGAAGTTTCCGCACAGATTTCTAAGCCTAAATATGCCAATGAGTTTTTGGCGATAGGAGTGGGTGCAAGGTCTTTCGCAATGGGTGGTGCAACAGTTGCGTCTGTTGAAGGGGCATCTGCGGGATATTGGAACCCAGCCAAGTTAAGTAGCCTTAAAACAGATCATTCTTTGGATTTAATGCATGCAGAATATTTCGCTGGAATTGCAGCTTATGATTACTTAGGCTTTGCCACTTCCATAGACGAAGATAGCAAAATGGGCTTTTCTTTGATTCGCTTCGGAGTGGATGATATTCCCGATACCCGTTTTATATATGATGCCAATGGAGCCTTGAATTATGATAATATTCGATTTTTCTCTGCCGCGGATTATGCCTTTCAGTTTTCTTATGCGCGAAATTTAAAGTTCTTGGACGGGCTTTCATTTGGTGCCAATGCAAAAGTAATCCACCGAACAGTGGGAGAATTTGCTAAGGCATGGGGCTTTGGTTTTGATCTAGGTGCTCATTATAAATGGAAGAATTTAGATGTTGGTTTAGTTGCCCGAGATGTAACTGGAACTTTTACGACTTGGTATCACAATATAACGCTTATAGAAGATATATACACTCAAACTAATAATGAGATACCTGAAAACACCACGGAAATGGCGGTTCCAAGATTGGTTTTAGGATCAGCTTATACTCAAAAGTTACCCTATAAATTTTCCATTATGGCAGAAGTTAACTTTGACGCGACTTTTGATGGTGAACGAAATGCTTATATAAGCGAAGAGAAGTTTTCAGTTGACCCAAGAGCTGGGATTGAATTAGGTTACGATAATATGGCTTTCCTGAGGTTTGGAGGCAATAATCTGCAAAAAATAAAGAATTTTAATGGCACGGAAAGATGGAATGGTCAGGCTAATATTGGTGTAGGATTCAAATATAAGGTTTTACAGATTGATTATGCATTCACAGATTTAGGGAATAGCTCTGAGTCACTTTATTCTCACGTTTTCACCATGATTTTTAATTGGAATGCGAAAAAATAG
- a CDS encoding PadR family transcriptional regulator, with the protein MIAEKIKAQLRTGVLEYCVMQILRRGEVYASDIIDELLEEDLIKVEGIIYPLLMRLKHENLVQYEWTEAQNGLPKKHYQLTDSGQNTIKALDETWSEINKSARRIKKKTEEQLKSSKEEN; encoded by the coding sequence ATGATAGCAGAAAAGATAAAAGCACAATTACGCACCGGGGTTCTGGAGTATTGTGTAATGCAGATTTTAAGGAGAGGTGAAGTTTATGCCTCAGATATCATCGATGAACTATTAGAAGAAGACCTCATCAAGGTAGAAGGCATTATTTACCCCTTATTGATGCGTTTGAAACATGAAAACTTAGTTCAGTATGAATGGACAGAAGCGCAAAATGGGCTGCCAAAAAAACACTATCAATTAACTGATAGCGGGCAGAATACCATCAAGGCATTGGATGAAACTTGGAGTGAGATTAACAAATCAGCCAGAAGGATCAAAAAAAAGACCGAGGAGCAATTGAAATCATCTAAAGAAGAAAACTAA
- a CDS encoding PspC domain-containing protein → MKKNISINIGGIIFHIEEDGFDKLKNYLDAINRYFSDFKDSQEIINDIENRIAEIFLAKLKDDKQVIDLEDVNALMVTLGSIEDFQKAEETDEAFEEKTEEHYQSQEPTGTKRLYRDTKRYIFGGVAAGIAHYFNIDVLWIRLLFIIGFLGLIPFQPVSVFILIAYIVMWIFLPANPELQEDEKVKKLYRSQENKVIGGVARGLAAYFGTDVAVIRILFVLSLIPGGAGLIIYLVLWFITPSAKTVTEKMQMEGTPITLSNIEKNIKSSLKVENGEESTLVKILLFPFRLIAIIINGLAKALGPVVNFIVEAARVVLGIILSLFGLGLGVIIIVLLFASQGIWFESSNINFFDIPNEMIANTFSIELVIVSFLFLLIPALFIMVSGISVMARKWLMNRTVAFSLLAVWFLSTIAAAIIIPTTAMNFRNDGEVFETYEYNLEDKVAILNLKEVGFEDYDVTNLKIRGYEGDKIKLEKRYRAQGTSRIDAEKNAKMAYHNVELKNDSILWFDSNIQFLEDAAFRAQSLNMILYVPYGQEFEMHRKMRHILRNTIYINGYNVSQIHNNRWIFEENEGLNCLTCSDTKTRSRAYSSTDSDQFFATPFDFSSDAYVRTYDIVDFSKVSAATGIFVEIKQGNGYDFQVVAEDEEDLEEFRFELKNERLKVYFNKKDWDWDIFSGDSWNWKGNIPEVKCIITMPELKELESSSAATVHILGFKGDKLDLDVSSAARVYAEIDYDLSNLEVSSASKAYLKGSLNSMNLDISSAAKVQAFDLIVKNAEVDASSASKVDIHVTDYLDANASSAAKVIYQGRPRLESNSSSGAKVSAD, encoded by the coding sequence ATGAAAAAGAATATAAGTATAAATATAGGAGGCATAATATTCCATATAGAGGAAGATGGCTTTGACAAGCTTAAAAACTATTTGGATGCCATCAATCGATACTTTTCTGATTTCAAGGACAGTCAGGAAATCATCAATGACATAGAAAATCGAATTGCAGAAATATTTTTGGCTAAACTTAAGGATGACAAGCAAGTCATTGATCTCGAAGATGTAAATGCCTTAATGGTCACTTTAGGTAGCATCGAAGATTTCCAAAAAGCAGAAGAAACAGATGAAGCTTTTGAGGAAAAAACCGAGGAGCACTATCAAAGTCAAGAACCTACTGGGACAAAAAGATTATACCGCGATACAAAACGATATATTTTTGGTGGAGTAGCTGCAGGTATTGCACATTATTTCAATATAGATGTATTGTGGATTAGATTGCTGTTTATTATTGGCTTTTTGGGATTAATCCCATTTCAGCCAGTTTCAGTATTTATTCTGATTGCCTATATAGTAATGTGGATTTTCTTACCAGCAAATCCTGAATTACAAGAAGACGAAAAAGTAAAAAAGCTCTATAGAAGCCAGGAAAATAAAGTTATCGGTGGTGTAGCCCGTGGTTTAGCTGCTTATTTCGGAACCGATGTAGCGGTAATTAGGATTTTGTTTGTATTATCACTTATTCCTGGAGGAGCTGGTTTGATCATCTATTTGGTACTTTGGTTTATTACGCCTTCTGCCAAAACGGTAACCGAGAAAATGCAAATGGAAGGTACTCCCATTACATTGAGCAATATTGAAAAGAATATTAAAAGTAGCTTAAAAGTTGAAAATGGGGAGGAATCAACACTTGTGAAAATATTATTATTCCCATTCCGCTTGATAGCGATTATTATTAATGGATTAGCAAAAGCTTTGGGTCCTGTTGTAAATTTTATAGTTGAAGCGGCCAGAGTAGTTTTAGGAATAATTTTAAGTTTGTTCGGTTTAGGACTAGGTGTGATAATTATAGTACTACTATTCGCCTCTCAAGGAATATGGTTTGAATCTTCAAATATCAACTTCTTTGACATCCCCAACGAAATGATAGCCAACACTTTTTCCATAGAATTAGTCATCGTCAGTTTCCTATTCTTGCTTATTCCTGCATTATTCATCATGGTTTCTGGAATTAGTGTGATGGCTCGTAAGTGGTTAATGAACAGAACTGTGGCATTTTCGCTTTTAGCAGTATGGTTTTTAAGTACGATAGCAGCGGCCATCATCATACCTACAACAGCTATGAATTTTAGAAATGATGGAGAAGTTTTTGAAACCTACGAATACAATTTAGAGGATAAAGTAGCTATTTTGAATTTGAAAGAAGTCGGTTTTGAAGATTATGATGTGACCAATCTCAAGATAAGAGGCTACGAAGGTGATAAGATAAAACTGGAGAAAAGATACAGAGCACAAGGCACTAGCAGAATAGATGCCGAAAAGAACGCTAAAATGGCTTACCACAATGTGGAATTAAAAAATGATAGTATTTTATGGTTTGATTCCAACATTCAATTCTTAGAAGACGCGGCCTTTAGAGCACAAAGCTTAAATATGATTTTGTATGTTCCTTATGGGCAAGAGTTTGAAATGCACAGGAAAATGCGCCATATCCTTCGAAATACCATCTACATTAATGGTTATAATGTAAGTCAAATTCATAATAACCGTTGGATTTTCGAAGAAAATGAAGGATTGAATTGCTTGACTTGTTCAGATACAAAAACCAGAAGCAGGGCTTATAGCAGTACAGATTCAGATCAATTTTTTGCCACGCCCTTCGACTTTTCAAGTGACGCCTATGTGCGAACTTATGACATTGTTGATTTTAGTAAAGTTTCGGCAGCCACCGGAATATTTGTTGAAATCAAGCAAGGAAACGGCTATGATTTCCAAGTAGTAGCAGAAGATGAAGAAGATTTAGAGGAATTCAGATTCGAATTAAAAAATGAGAGATTAAAGGTCTATTTCAATAAAAAGGATTGGGATTGGGATATTTTCTCCGGTGATTCTTGGAATTGGAAAGGCAATATTCCCGAGGTAAAGTGTATCATTACAATGCCTGAATTAAAGGAGTTAGAATCATCTTCGGCCGCAACAGTACATATCTTAGGGTTTAAAGGTGACAAACTAGATTTGGATGTTAGTTCAGCGGCAAGAGTCTATGCTGAAATCGACTATGATCTGTCAAATTTAGAGGTCTCTAGTGCTTCAAAAGCTTACTTAAAAGGAAGCTTAAATTCAATGAACCTAGACATCAGTAGTGCAGCTAAGGTGCAAGCATTCGACCTTATCGTAAAAAACGCAGAAGTAGATGCATCAAGCGCTTCAAAAGTAGATATCCATGTCACCGATTATTTGGACGCCAATGCAAGTAGTGCTGCCAAGGTAATATATCAAGGTCGCCCTCGATTAGAAAGCAATAGTAGTAGCGGTGCAAAAGTTTCAGCTGATTAA
- a CDS encoding MBL fold metallo-hydrolase, whose product MNVRVKFLGGAQSVTGSKYLLEIDDFKVLIDCGLFQGLKALRLRNWEDFPIDVKEIDAIVLTHAHLDHSGYVPRMVKQGYKKNVYCTEATAALLEVMWLDSAKLQEEEAEFAKKKGYSKHKNPLALYDQNDAEAALKTIIPKLFNKEFKLNEKISIIFHPAGHILVLPQLK is encoded by the coding sequence ATGAATGTAAGAGTAAAGTTTTTAGGTGGAGCCCAATCCGTTACAGGGTCAAAGTATTTATTAGAAATTGATGATTTTAAAGTATTAATAGATTGCGGACTTTTTCAAGGCCTCAAAGCGTTAAGGTTAAGAAACTGGGAAGATTTCCCCATTGATGTAAAAGAAATTGATGCCATTGTACTTACACATGCTCATTTGGACCATTCTGGTTATGTTCCCCGAATGGTAAAACAAGGATACAAAAAGAATGTATATTGCACTGAAGCCACCGCTGCATTATTAGAAGTTATGTGGCTGGATTCAGCTAAATTACAAGAAGAAGAGGCTGAATTTGCCAAGAAAAAAGGATATTCTAAGCATAAAAACCCATTGGCTTTATATGACCAAAACGATGCAGAAGCTGCTTTAAAAACAATAATTCCCAAATTATTCAATAAAGAGTTTAAGCTAAATGAAAAAATCAGCATTATCTTTCACCCTGCTGGACATATTTTGGTGCTGCCTCAGTTGAAGTGA
- a CDS encoding MBL fold metallo-hydrolase RNA specificity domain-containing protein — protein sequence MILKGENQSKNIIFSGDLGRETDPVLFPPSSFKTADAIFLESTYGDRTNEVAKVQDELKEYILKHMNEGVIMIPAFTVGRTQNLLFYINELMKTGQIPHLPVYIDSPMAISVTKLYEKFSDQHRLHEQDIFDNKNFHYVREHQHSKALDSLENRAIIISASGMLTGGRILSHLFKRLGNKNDLLLMVGFQAVGTRGRDILEGKESVKIYGEEVPIKCQFAKIDGLSAHADQTELLNWYEHFQDPLKFTFLVHGELEAMETLKSKLEEKGARNVFIPDYMESFELFSGI from the coding sequence GTGATCTTAAAGGGAGAAAATCAAAGCAAAAACATCATTTTCAGTGGTGATTTAGGCAGAGAGACAGATCCTGTACTTTTCCCACCCTCTTCATTCAAAACTGCAGATGCGATATTTTTGGAATCCACCTATGGAGACCGTACAAATGAGGTAGCTAAAGTTCAAGATGAACTAAAAGAGTATATTCTAAAGCACATGAATGAAGGAGTAATTATGATTCCTGCCTTTACTGTGGGCAGAACACAAAATTTACTCTTTTACATCAATGAACTAATGAAAACTGGACAAATACCACATCTCCCTGTGTATATAGATAGTCCGATGGCCATTAGCGTCACGAAACTATATGAAAAATTCTCAGATCAACATCGGTTACATGAGCAAGATATCTTTGATAACAAGAATTTCCACTACGTTAGAGAGCATCAGCATTCTAAGGCATTGGACAGCTTGGAAAATCGAGCCATAATCATTTCAGCTAGCGGAATGTTAACCGGTGGTAGGATATTGAGCCATCTTTTCAAAAGGCTTGGCAATAAAAATGATTTATTGCTAATGGTAGGCTTTCAGGCAGTGGGCACCCGAGGCAGAGATATTTTAGAAGGTAAAGAAAGCGTCAAAATTTATGGGGAAGAAGTCCCTATAAAATGTCAGTTTGCCAAAATTGACGGTTTATCAGCCCATGCCGACCAAACAGAATTGCTAAACTGGTATGAGCATTTCCAAGATCCCTTGAAATTCACTTTCCTGGTTCACGGAGAACTTGAGGCGATGGAAACCTTAAAAAGCAAATTAGAGGAAAAAGGAGCTCGTAATGTTTTCATTCCTGACTATATGGAGTCTTTTGAGCTATTTTCAGGTATTTAA
- a CDS encoding MBL fold metallo-hydrolase, with the protein MKIEQIYTGCLAHAAYYIENNGEAAIFDPLREVQPYIDRATKDKAKVKYVFETHFHADFVSGHLDLAKKTGAKIVYGPTAKPHFEAIVAQDNDIFEVGNYKIKVLHTPGHTMESTTYLLIDENGDDQGIITGDTLFIGDVGRPDLAQHVIEDLTEEKLAGHLYDSLHEKILPLADHLIVYPNHGAGSACGKMMSKETTDTLGHQKETNYALQPMEKEEFIKQLLTGLTPPPGYFPKNVLMNIQGYESIDHVLEKAKVPLSPEAFEAAANETGALVLDTRNAEEFSKGFIPNSINIGLDGNFAMWVGEMVADIKQKILLVAEEGKEEEAMIRLSRIGYDHTIGYLDRGFNNWKYAHKEIDKVSRIDARELACEMKDVPLIFDVRKKSEFDSEHVIGAQNIPLNQINSHLAELPKDKPFIIHCAGGYRSMLAASILKARGWEKFIDVRDGFKGIKETNIPISEYVCPTTLL; encoded by the coding sequence ATGAAAATCGAACAAATCTACACCGGATGCCTAGCACACGCAGCATATTATATTGAAAATAACGGAGAAGCTGCAATTTTCGATCCTTTAAGAGAAGTGCAGCCTTATATAGACAGAGCAACAAAAGACAAAGCGAAAGTTAAGTATGTTTTTGAAACGCACTTTCACGCAGACTTTGTGAGCGGTCATTTGGATTTAGCCAAAAAAACAGGAGCTAAAATTGTATATGGCCCAACAGCTAAACCACATTTTGAGGCTATAGTTGCGCAAGATAATGATATTTTTGAAGTTGGAAATTACAAAATTAAAGTGCTGCATACACCTGGCCATACTATGGAAAGTACCACGTATCTTCTGATAGATGAGAATGGTGATGATCAAGGCATCATTACTGGAGATACTTTATTTATCGGGGATGTAGGCAGACCTGATTTGGCTCAACATGTAATTGAAGACCTTACTGAAGAAAAATTAGCAGGACATCTATACGACTCCTTACATGAAAAAATTCTTCCTTTAGCTGACCACTTGATTGTATATCCAAATCATGGTGCAGGAAGTGCCTGTGGTAAAATGATGAGCAAGGAAACCACCGATACTTTAGGTCATCAAAAAGAAACCAATTATGCGTTACAACCCATGGAAAAAGAAGAATTCATTAAGCAATTATTGACTGGTTTAACCCCTCCTCCAGGTTATTTTCCGAAAAACGTATTGATGAATATTCAAGGATATGAAAGCATTGACCACGTACTAGAGAAAGCCAAAGTACCGCTTAGTCCAGAAGCTTTTGAGGCTGCTGCCAATGAAACCGGTGCATTAGTTTTAGACACTCGCAATGCTGAAGAATTTTCCAAAGGTTTTATCCCCAACAGTATCAATATAGGATTGGATGGAAATTTTGCCATGTGGGTTGGTGAAATGGTTGCGGATATAAAACAAAAAATCTTGTTGGTTGCTGAAGAGGGCAAAGAAGAAGAAGCTATGATCAGACTATCACGTATAGGTTACGATCACACCATTGGATACTTGGACAGAGGATTTAACAATTGGAAATACGCCCATAAAGAAATTGACAAAGTAAGCCGGATTGATGCAAGAGAATTAGCCTGTGAAATGAAAGATGTGCCATTAATTTTTGATGTTAGGAAGAAAAGTGAATTTGATTCTGAGCACGTTATAGGAGCACAAAATATTCCACTAAACCAGATCAACTCTCATTTGGCTGAGTTACCGAAAGATAAGCCTTTCATCATTCATTGTGCCGGTGGTTATAGAAGTATGCTAGCTGCCTCCATTTTAAAAGCAAGAGGTTGGGAAAAATTTATAGATGTAAGAGATGGTTTTAAAGGCATCAAAGAAACCAATATTCCTATTAGTGAATATGTATGTCCCACCACTTTGCTTTAA
- a CDS encoding LytR/AlgR family response regulator transcription factor, translating into MIKTIIIDDEPLATNLVAEYLSKFPDFEIVAICHDGFEGIKAIHQHQPNLIFLDVQMPKINGFEMLELLEEIPSVIFTTAFDEYAMKAFEVHAVDYLLKPFSQDRFDKAIEKFKQTGKGQNIQELLDNETTETIASLSRIVLRDRNDIKIIPTKEIQYLEANDDYVNIYTKEGKFLKNKTLSYFENHLQAESFVRVHRSYIVKIAEITKIEAYKKDSHLVILTSGEKIPVSKTGYPKLKSALGI; encoded by the coding sequence ATGATAAAGACTATAATAATTGATGATGAACCCTTGGCAACAAATTTAGTTGCTGAATACTTGTCGAAATTTCCAGATTTTGAGATTGTAGCCATTTGTCATGATGGTTTTGAAGGTATTAAAGCCATTCACCAACATCAACCCAATTTAATTTTTCTTGATGTTCAAATGCCAAAAATAAATGGTTTTGAAATGTTGGAATTACTGGAAGAAATTCCATCCGTTATTTTCACCACTGCTTTTGATGAATATGCTATGAAAGCGTTTGAGGTTCATGCTGTTGATTATTTGCTGAAACCTTTTTCTCAAGATAGATTTGATAAGGCGATTGAAAAATTTAAACAGACTGGTAAAGGACAAAACATTCAAGAGCTACTCGATAATGAAACCACAGAAACTATAGCTTCTTTAAGCAGAATTGTCCTAAGGGATCGGAATGATATCAAAATTATTCCCACTAAGGAAATTCAATATTTAGAAGCCAATGATGATTATGTAAATATTTATACTAAGGAGGGAAAGTTCTTAAAAAACAAAACCTTAAGCTATTTTGAAAATCATTTGCAAGCAGAATCATTTGTTCGGGTCCATCGGTCTTACATTGTGAAAATAGCCGAGATCACAAAAATTGAGGCTTATAAGAAGGATAGTCACCTAGTAATATTAACAAGTGGAGAAAAGATTCCAGTGAGTAAGACGGGTTACCCCAAATTGAAAAGTGCTTTAGGGATATAA